CTTTTATACTGTGGTTCTCTTTGATATAAACTGTTTTCATAAATATATTTCTGTGCCAAAGGGTCGATAAGTCTGGAAATTTCTCTATTTTCATCGATATTATTTCTGATTTGAGTAGAACTTATTTCTTCGTAAGAGGGAGTAAGATTAAGTCTTATCGTCTCTCCTTTTATTTCTTTAAGGGCTTCTTGAATCCTTTCTTCTTTCTTTTCTGCAAATTGCAGGCTCTTTCTATCAAAAATAATATGAGAAAAAGTATGTATGGAATTTTTCCTCTTACTTTTTTGGTAAGCAGAAGCGTTCAATATAACATCACTGCCCACCATAAAGTAAACCTCGGAAAAGGGGAAATTTTCACGTAAAGCCTTTAAATCTTCCGGATTAGCAATATTAACCGGTAAATCTTCAGGATATAAATAGACATTAAGTTCATCGGCAATGGAAATATTGATAATCTTCTTTCTAAAAAGGTGCGGCTGAGTCCTTTTAGACCAGGAAAATTCATCAACTGCTAAAAATATTTCAAATCCAAGCGCTTCTATAGCTTTAACAATCTCCTTGTGACTTAAAGAAAAGGGATCAAAAGCTCCGGGGAAGAAAGCTATTTTTCCCAGAACTTCAAGTTTTATGTTACCTTTAAAAAAATTATAATCAGATATAAATTTATACATATAATTGAGTCCGGTACAATTAATTAAGAACATCAGACCTTCTTTGGTTACGGGAGTTAATAGAGTAAGTATTTTTTTGGCAATAAGCTGAAATATATGATTTTTTTCTTCTAAGCTAATATGTTTTGAGCCAAATATTTCCTTACCTATAACCCTAAAAGCAGCCTGTTTAACTTTTAAATTATAGTGTACAAAACCATTTAAAAGGATCCCTACCATCTTGCTAAGCCTGTTTTCGAATAATTTTTCTTCTTCTGAAAATCTTTCTCGGTACTTGGGATAATTAGCAATAGCGATACCCACAGTCCTAAGCATTAGTGAGCTTAATTTAGGATCTGATTGTTTGATTTTATCAATTAGATCATCCACAAGTTCCTCAAGCTCGTTCGGTGTAAGATAGAGTATAAGTTGACCCAGATAGTAGGGAATATACTTGGTAAATTGATAATCTTCCATTTCTAAAGCCCGTAATAATTCAATGGCTATATCGTTTCTCTGTTGAAAAGATAAGGAAGGCATTAAATTTACCAGAGCTTTACCAGCTAAATTTCTAATATCTTCTATACCGCTGACTTTTAAAATATTGCAAAAATGTAAAGCGGTATAGATTTCTTCTTGTTGGCTTTTTAAGGTATATTCAAATAACAGCTCTATTTGGATTTTTTTAATTATACCGCTGGTTGAAGTTTTAAGATTACTGAGAAATATATGTTGTATCTTTGCTAAATCTCTTTGGTAAAATTCGGTATATCTTTTTACCATATCTTCATCCAGTTTCAACAATTCGGCAATTTTCATATTCAGATAATTTTCAGCGGGAAGCTCCGAGGCATTAATGTTATTCACAAATATTCTTTTTAATTTATTTATAAATTTTAATTTTTTATCAGCTTTAGTTATTAAATCGTGTACAACTTCCAAAGCGGTTAGTCTAAGATTGTGATTTTCTTTCTTTAACATTTTTATAATATAATCAAATAAAGCTTTCATTAATTTTTCGTCTGAGCAGGTGGATATATATTTAGCGGTTTTTATTAAACAGAGCTGTCTTTCTTCATCGGCATATTGGTCTTTTTTATAGTGTTTTAAAACACTTTTTCTATAATTGCTTACCTGATAATTATTACGGTAGTTAGAAAAAAGAGAGGAAATCATATCTTCGGTGCAATTAATAATTCGAGATTGATGAAGCGCAGTCTTTTTATGGTCTGGTTTTAAAAAATATTTTAAATATCTTTCCAGTAAATTAACACTGGTAATGGCTGGAGGCTTTAGTGAAACATCCCGAGGAATCTCTTTGCGGTAATCTTCGTCAAAGGTGGCAATCAACAAGCCTATAAGTTTTGCACTTCTTCTTCTTATTTCATCTTCCGGATGAGTTAATTGTTCGTAGCAAAATCTGAGGGTAATCATTTTTTGTTTTTGAGTCAAGTAGGTGGAATATTCATTAAATATCTGTAAATATTCCTGGAGATTATTCCAATCTTTTTCACTTCGAGCTAATTCTAAAAGTGAATTAAGAGAAGTTTCATCTCGAAGTTCGTGCATTAAATCTATATTATGTTCTATAGAAAGAAATTTGATATTTTGGATAATTTCCTGGCCATGCATGAGCGGATAATACAATTTTCTATCTTGCTTGGATGAAGTTATCTCTCTACCTTCTACCTCTACGCTTACCCCTAAATTTATCATATAATCTTCAAAGTCTTTTAATTTATCATATACCCGGCAATATCTTTTTCTTTTTTCCTCATCGACATTATCCAGTTTCTCTAAAATTACCTGAAAAGAATCTTTTAGATTATAGATTTTCATCTCTTCTTTTTGACCGTTATTCGCGTTTTTTACCCGAAAATCAGCATAAATTAAAATGAGCGATTCCAAAGGTAGATTTTCTAATTCCAAATCCCAAACAGAATGATTAACTGCAATGTGTCCGATATAAGGAATATTATGTTTTTCAAACCACATATCAGTATAGTAATAGTGTAAATAAGGAGTCCTTTCTACCTCGACATTCTTGCATCCATACTTTCCAATATCATGTCCTACCGCTGCCCCAGAAATCCTCCCTAAATCCACCGGGAGACCTAAATTATATAATTGTCTGCCGATAAATAAGGCAATCCAGTTAACCCCGCATATATGATCAAGAGTATTAAATTTTAGAACTTCCTGGCTTAATTTCATCATTTCATAGATATATTCGTTATTAAATGCTTTTAGAAATCTTTTATATTCAGCAGGATTCTCCAACTTAGTTTTTTCTTCGGAAGTTAAAAAATCTAAGGAATATTTTCCTTGAAAAGTAAGATCGCTACAAGACTTTTGGAACTTCGAAATGACTCTCAAAAATTCCAGGTACAGCAAGAAAGTATTTCGGCAATTATCGGAAATATCTTTAAGAGACAAATCTACTGTATCAGGGAAAGATTTAGAGAGGGCAAATTGAAATACCCGGTACAGATAATGAGATGATTGATGTTTTTTATCTATATCTCTAAAGATAGGCTGAGTTAAAAGATATACTGCCTGACAGCTATAATCTTTCTTTTTTACCATAGATGATAATTGTTTTAGAAATAGAGGATCTTCAATATATTCTCGAACTAGCTCTTTATCTAAAGAAATGTCATCTAATATTTGGGCATGCAAAATCTTTTTGGATATTTTATTATATAATTCGTTAACCAAGGAGTTATTCATTTATTACCATCCTAAAAAATTTTTATAAATTAACATCCTTCCTTATTTCAGGTTTATTAAGCAAAACTACTAATTGAAAGGCAATTAATCATTTATCTGTGAGTGCATACTTCTTTATCTTTTCTTTTCCTTCCTTAACTTTGCTCTCGATAGTATGGTTTTATATTATAGAAAAATAATGAATCTCTGCTTATGATAATTTCCTTTATGATTTATTTTATTATAACTGAAAATTATCCTATTTTACAATTAAATAAAATATTTACTTCCACGAGGATATCAAAGAATTGCGGATTTGGTTCTTTGGTTCCAGAGGAGGAGTGGTCAGAATAAGGGATCAGGGAGGGATATAATTTTTTTTACAATTTACTCTTTATTTTATTTAAAAAATGATTTTTTTGTTTTTCTATTTTAGTTATTTTCAAATGTTCCAAATTGTATGATATTTCCATTTTTCATCATTATTTTACCTTTGGCAACAACAGATTTTATCTGAAGTGTGTCTTTATCCAATATCACAATATCTGCATCTTTGCCTTCTTTTATTTCTCCTTTTTGCTCTAGTTTTAGGTGTTTAGCAATATTTGTAGAAGTTACCCTTACTGCATCTGATACAGACATCTTTTCTTTTTTTATTATATCTATAAATTCTTTATATAAACAAGAAACTGAAGCGACAGCCATATCAGTCAATTCCTTCTTTTCATTCCACTTGGGCATACTTCCGTTTCCATCAGTACTCATAGTAATTCTTTCGATAGAAATTCCATTTTCAGACAATCTTTTAACGGCTTTGCTTGCTTTTATTGTTTTGCTTGATTTATACTCTACCGAATCTACGGTAGTTAAATCTATATACCCGCCTATTTTGCCAAACTCTACGGCACTTTTAAATAAATCTTCATTTCTATTTAAATGGGTTGGCGCGAATTGCTCTATCGGGATTTCTGTATTTTCTGCGATCTCAAATAA
The window above is part of the Candidatus Atribacteria bacterium genome. Proteins encoded here:
- a CDS encoding cytidyltransferase; translated protein: MNNSLVNELYNKISKKILHAQILDDISLDKELVREYIEDPLFLKQLSSMVKKKDYSCQAVYLLTQPIFRDIDKKHQSSHYLYRVFQFALSKSFPDTVDLSLKDISDNCRNTFLLYLEFLRVISKFQKSCSDLTFQGKYSLDFLTSEEKTKLENPAEYKRFLKAFNNEYIYEMMKLSQEVLKFNTLDHICGVNWIALFIGRQLYNLGLPVDLGRISGAAVGHDIGKYGCKNVEVERTPYLHYYYTDMWFEKHNIPYIGHIAVNHSVWDLELENLPLESLILIYADFRVKNANNGQKEEMKIYNLKDSFQVILEKLDNVDEEKRKRYCRVYDKLKDFEDYMINLGVSVEVEGREITSSKQDRKLYYPLMHGQEIIQNIKFLSIEHNIDLMHELRDETSLNSLLELARSEKDWNNLQEYLQIFNEYSTYLTQKQKMITLRFCYEQLTHPEDEIRRRSAKLIGLLIATFDEDYRKEIPRDVSLKPPAITSVNLLERYLKYFLKPDHKKTALHQSRIINCTEDMISSLFSNYRNNYQVSNYRKSVLKHYKKDQYADEERQLCLIKTAKYISTCSDEKLMKALFDYIIKMLKKENHNLRLTALEVVHDLITKADKKLKFINKLKRIFVNNINASELPAENYLNMKIAELLKLDEDMVKRYTEFYQRDLAKIQHIFLSNLKTSTSGIIKKIQIELLFEYTLKSQQEEIYTALHFCNILKVSGIEDIRNLAGKALVNLMPSLSFQQRNDIAIELLRALEMEDYQFTKYIPYYLGQLILYLTPNELEELVDDLIDKIKQSDPKLSSLMLRTVGIAIANYPKYRERFSEEEKLFENRLSKMVGILLNGFVHYNLKVKQAAFRVIGKEIFGSKHISLEEKNHIFQLIAKKILTLLTPVTKEGLMFLINCTGLNYMYKFISDYNFFKGNIKLEVLGKIAFFPGAFDPFSLSHKEIVKAIEALGFEIFLAVDEFSWSKRTQPHLFRKKIINISIADELNVYLYPEDLPVNIANPEDLKALRENFPFSEVYFMVGSDVILNASAYQKSKRKNSIHTFSHIIFDRKSLQFAEKKEERIQEALKEIKGETIRLNLTPSYEEISSTQIRNNIDENREISRLIDPLAQKYIYENSLYQREPQYK